A genome region from Myxocyprinus asiaticus isolate MX2 ecotype Aquarium Trade chromosome 12, UBuf_Myxa_2, whole genome shotgun sequence includes the following:
- the LOC127449080 gene encoding mitotic interactor and substrate of PLK1-like produces MEKREEHMAEKEETAKDPQELEKQDKKPISEKERTESPDQDFLHQPRTSLSEDGAIEPKMEDFNSSIENDLNGEQGKDWPPEPELEEDYKKKHYKRKEDQVIEIQDWVKDNIETSQDVQQDTEGENSFNMTQMGEGTDSPNLPVTSEEQMHFTEHELESQDDSNSVVLLSENSEEQNIDYKPVDFATTKEQWVRRDSRIDEPPNLVEWSKISSTSLIKHNPSQSTQSQSIFMSDTVQQGELDMNIPRALNENEVVQQVCGAASPLDTVAGEPANPEQGSPACSSTEVKEPLIMTEGGRDIEREERERGETGEERKQTVCVTETSETKGERQGKIKDQGQERDNKGQRNTDSKPNTYPHLGEGRVNRMDFDDSQSDSGLSADFSPSSTTDVSDCPVNVNAPELFESPTNETPIEREIRLAMKREQSLRRSRGLDSTTDRTNEFVEIPARRPILSKDLLLKPNPSQGKDRQFAGKKMQQEISVEAEREKVLVELGRLPGFYDKGTEVQLQEKRQLFEAFQEPKESVPFLSRRSNSINVESSSGILEVDPTLEIRQSQNSPTPTAITPQGGSNSNRPASRGPGLTEGIKGQIIIIEASNSIPTTVGDSNGSLRSSYNTVPWTDGGSMKVMHSESVRSSSAGPVRTSPRQNLKVENEDDEDSITVKENPFFKLRSSMSLRPEVEQDIKEAKERERELRRQRNSHYGGAPMDVDAEREPGMDLGAKEGENMERKAGVTQSSSKEIPSPTPQHSNLNPVGHQSDQFSTTTSVQQSTRKLDLTWPPPQADEEQRQQSEKTLKIPRQRNPLLERWESGMVNGHMDNSK; encoded by the exons atggaaaaaagagaagagCATATGGCAGAAAAAGAAGAAACAGCCAAAGATCCTCAAGAGCTGGAAAAGCAGGACAAAAAGCCTATTAGTGAAAAAGAAAGAACAGAATCACCAGACCAAGACTTCCTTCACCAACCTCGCACTTCCTTATCAGAAGATGGAGCCATTGAGCCAAAAATGGAAGACTTCAACAGTTCAATTGAAAATGACTTGAATGGTGAACAGGGTAAAGATTGGCCACCAGAGCCTGAACTGGAAGAAGATTACAAAAAGAAACATTACAAAAGAAAAGAAGATCAGGTCATTGAGATTCAGGACTGGGTAAAAGATAACATTGAAACCAGTCAAGATGTACAACAAGATACTGAGGGTGAAAACTCTTTTAATATGACACAGATGGGTGAAGGCACAGACTCACCAAATCTGCCAGTAACCAGTGAAGAACAGATGCATTTCACTGAGCATGAGCTAGAGTCACAGGATGACTCCAACTCAGTTGTTCTTCTATCAGAGAATAGCGAAGAGCAAAACATAGACTACAAACCTGTAGACTTTGCCACCACCAAAGAGCAGTGGGTGAGACGGGACAGTCGTATTGATGAACCACCAAACCTGGTGGAGTGGTCCAAGATCTCTTCAACAAGTCTTATTAAGCACAACCCTTCACAAAGCACCCAAAGTCAATCCATATTCATGTCTGATACTGTCCAGCAGGGGGAGCTTGATATGAACATCCCAAGAGCTTTGAATGAAAATGAGGTGGTGCAACAGGTGTGTGGTGCTGCTTCGCCCCTGGATACAGTTGCAGGCGAGCCAGCCAATCCAGAGCAAGGTAGCCCTGCCTGTAGCTCTACTGAAGTAAAAGAGCCATTAATAATGACAGAGGGGGGTAGGGACATTGAAAGGGAGGAGAGAGAGCGTGGTGAAACAGGTGAAGAGCGAAAGCAAACAGTGTGTGTCACAGAAACCAGTGAGACAAAAGGAGAGAGGCAGGGAAAGATTAAAGATCAGGGACAAGAACGGGACAACAAAGGACAGAGGAATACAGACTCCAAGCCAAACACATATCCTCATTTGGGAGAAGGTAGAGTCAACAGAATGGATTTTGATGACAGCCAGAGTGATAGTGGTCTATCAGCAGATTTCTCTCCCAGCAGCACGACAGATGTCTCGGACTGTCCTGTTAACGTCAATGCTCCTGAACTATTTGAATCTCCTACAAATGAAACTCCCATCGAGAGGGAGATCCGTTTGGCCATGAAGAGAGAACAGAGTCTACGGCGCTCACGAGGACTGGACAGTACAACAGACAGGACTAATGAGTTTGTGGAAATTCCAGCGAGGAGACCCATTCTCTCTAAGGATCTTTTGCTAAAACCCAACCCAAGTCAGGGCAAGGACAGACAGTTTGCTGGAAAGAAGATGCAGCAGGAAATAAGTGTGGAGGCAGAGAGGGAGAAGGTTCTGGTTGAGCTGGGTCGACTTCCTGGTTTTTATGACAAGGGCACAGAGGTACAGCTTCAAGAGAAAAGGCAACTCTTTGAAGCCTTTCAAGAGCCAAAGGAATCAGTGCCATTCCTTAGTAGAAGATCAAACTCTATCAATGTAGAAAGTTCTTCTGGAATACTAGAAGTTGATCCTACTTTGGAGATCAGACAATCCCAGAATTCTCCCACCCCAACAGCAATAACTCCACAGGGGGGTTCTAATAGCAACCGACCTGCTTCTCGAGGACCTGGTCTAACTGAGGGAATCAAGGGCCAGATAATAATCATAGAGGCCTCTAACTCTATTCCCACAACAGTTGGAGACTCAAATGGATCTTTAAGGAGCTCTTATAACACAGTCCCATGGACAGATGGAGGGTCCATGAAAGTCATGCATTCTGAGAGTGTGAGGTCTTCTTCTGCTGGGCCTGTCAGAACTAGCCCAAGACaaaatttaaaagttgaaaatgaAGATGATGAAGACTCAATTACGGTGAAGGAGAACCCTTTCTTCAAGCTCCGGTCCTCCATGTCTCTGCGGCCAGAGGTGGAGCAGGACATTAAGGAGGCgaaggagagggaaagagagctACGGAGACAGAGAAATAGTCATTATGGAGGTGCACCCATGGACGTGGATGCAGAAAGAGAACCAGGGATGGATTTAGGGGCAAAAGAAGGAGAGAATATGGAAAGGAAAGCAGGGGTAACACAGTCATCTAGCAAGGAGATACCCAGCCCCACTCCTCAGCACTCAAACCTAAATCCAGTAGGCCACCAATCAGATCAGTTCTCCACCACCACGTCAG TGCAACAGTCCACCAGAAAACTGGACCTGACATGGCCTCCACCCCAAGCTGATGAAGAACAAAGACAACAGTCAGAG AAAACCCTAAAGATCCCAAGGCAGCGAAACCCATTACTAGAGCGCTGGGAGTCAGGGATGGTGAACGGTCACATGGACAACAGCAAGTGA
- the LOC127449084 gene encoding paralemmin-3-like yields MEHEAEKYQQRLQAIAEKRRIQEEQERVRREKEDERLRLQQLKRKSLRDQWLMEGPPMSPDSMGPRSPLWGPKAQEMEKHIDKLQATSEWLAEEEGKLNKHIEDGPAQTGATAETNNKGETAVVPVETVVAETTPNGPIVENGKDENKDDSVHTENHNLDEAGPVVDVKVEVAAATPAGVNGSMEGENSHNTPQQDEEPHPNGLAVHSSEGIGAGGITMTFLGFKEAEPGQGVNEDDDVGAIIRAERVIITDEGEEITEDNASTTEESALPVTNEDTLRSTEETGDVEETENHPESSADMELDASSEVLQSLDSSATKVVTDVAVEGEERMGPELHETQLLNENEGDIEVAQVPMYTTTQPSPTTRPKAEGKAVEPPTPKEEEAVAAIRTSLGQFQEVPLDVVGETAESSTKAGTERPPAEQEPLLVSKASAQLDTSIPSRADDAGVPKQKTCQCCSVM; encoded by the exons ATGGAACATGAAGCAGAGAAATACCAGCAGCGACTGCAGGCTATAGCG GAGAAACGGCGGATACAGGAGGAACAAGAGCGAgtcaggagagagaaagaggatgaAAGACTGAGACTTCAGCAGCTTAAG AGGAAGTCCCTTAGAGACCAATGGCTGATGGAAGGACCCCCTATGTCTCCTGACAGTATGGGGCCCCGATCGCCTCTCTGGGGCCCCAAGGCTCAAGAGATGGAGAAACACATTGACAA ATTACAGGCAACATCCGAGTGGTTGGCAGAGGAGGAGGGCAAACTGAACAAACATATAGAAGATGGTCCTGCTCAAACTGGCGCAACTGCTGAAACGAACAATAAG GGAGAGACCGCAGTGGTGCCAGTTGAAACAG TAGTTGCTGAGACTACTCCTAATGGACCTATCGTGGAGAACGGAAAAGACGAAAATAAAG ATGACTCCGTGCATACGGAAAACCACAATTTAGACGAAGCAGGACCTGTTGTTGATGTAAAGGTGGAAGTTGCCGCCGCAACACCTGCTGGTGTTAATGGAAGTATGGAAGGAGAAAATTCCCACAATACCCCACAACAGGATGAAGAACCACATCCGAACGGCTTGGCCGTCCACTCTTCTGAAGGTATTGGTGCGGGTGGCATTACTATGACCTTCCTTGGCTTCAAAGAGGCGGAGCCTGGCCAGGGAGTAAATGAGGATGATGATGTTGGAGCAATTATCCGAGCAGAAAGAGTGATCATCACAGATGAAGGGGAGGAAATCACTGAAGACAACGCAAGCACGACAGAAGAATCTGCTCTGCCCGTTACGAATGAAGACACACTGAGAAGCACAGAGGAAACCGGTGATGTGGAAGAGACTGAGAACCACCCCGAAAGTTCTGCTGATATGGAGCTGGATGCATCAAGTGAAGTTCTTCAAAGTTTAGACAGTTCTGCTACGAAGGTGGTTACAGATGTGGCAGTTGAAGGAGAAGAGCGAATGGGCCCAGAGCTACACGAGACGCAGCTCCTGAATGAGAATGAGGGTGATATTGAGGTTGCCCAAGTTCCCATGTATACCACAACACAACCATCACCAACAACCAGACCCAAAGCAGAGGGCAAGGCAGTAGAACCGCCAACCCCAAAAGAAGAGGAGGCTGTGGCGGCCATTCGCACCTCCCTGGGCCAATTTCAAGAGGTTCCCCTTGATGTTGTTGGAGAAACAGCAGAGTCCAGCACCAAGGCAGGAACTGAGAGACCACCTGCAGAACAAGAGCCTCTGCTGGTCTCCAAAGCATCTGCCCAGCTTGATACCAGCATCCCCAGTCGGGCAGATGATGCAGGTGTACCAAAACAAAAAACCTGCCAATGCTGTTCAGTCATGTGA